From the genome of Zonotrichia albicollis isolate bZonAlb1 chromosome 20, bZonAlb1.hap1, whole genome shotgun sequence, one region includes:
- the SRSF4 gene encoding serine/arginine-rich splicing factor 4 produces the protein MPRVYIGRLSYQARERDVERFFKGYGKILEVDLKNGYGFVEFDDLRDADDAVYELNGKDLCGERVIVEHARGPRRDSSYGSGRSGYGYRRSGRDKYGPPTRTEYRLIVENLSSRCSWQDLKDYMRQAGEVTYADAHKGRKNEGVIEFKSYSDMKRALEKLDGTEVNGRKIRLMEDRPGSRRRRSYSRSRSHSRSRSRSRHSHKSRSRSASSSRSKSRSRSRSVSRSRSKSRSRSKSRSRGQKEKSRTPSKEDKSRSRSRSAEKSRNKSKDKSEGILHNSDEKAKSRSHSKEKSRSRSGSKERGEAKESMRSRSKEKSRSKDREKSISKGRSRSKSRDDSRSRSHSKDKRKSRKRSRDGSRSRSRSRSKSEKSKRRSKRDSKGSSKKRRKDSHERSRSGSKEKEQLKSESDKKEAKSEGEDAVSRSRSRSISKFKPNIKSDSRSRSKSDSKPRSRSKSRSRSASRSHSRSRSRSRSRS, from the exons atGCCGCGGGTCTACATCGGCCGCCTCAGCTACCAGGCCCGGGAGCGCGACGTGGAGCGCTTCTTCAAGGGCTACGGCAAGATCCTCGAGGTGGATCTCAAGAACGG gtATGGCTTTGTGGAGTTTGATGACCTGCGGGATGCTGACGATGCCGTTTATGAGCTGAACGGGAAGGATCTGTGTGGGGAGCGAGTGATCGTGGAGCACGCCCGGGGCCCACGCCGCGACAGCAGTTACGGTTCTGGACGCA GTGGATATGGTTATAGAAGAAGCGGAAGAGATAAGTACGGTCCCCCGACCCGTACAGAATACAGATTGATTGTGGAAAATTTGTCAAGCCGCTGCAGTTGGCAGGATCTGAAG GATTATATGCGTCAGGCAGGGGAAGTGACATATGCAGATGCacacaaaggaaggaaaaatgaagGTGTGATTGAGTTCAAATCCTATTCTGACATGAAAAGAGCCCTTGAAAAACTGGATGGGACAGAAGTAAATGGCAGAAAGATTAGATTGATGGAAGACAGACCTGGATCGAGACGGCGCCGCTCTTACTCCAGAAGCCGAAGCCATTCAAG GTCTCGCTCTCGAAGCAGACACTCCCACAAGAGCAGGAGCCGCAGTGCCAGTAGCAGCCGCTCCAAGAGCAGATCCAGATCCAG GTCTGTGTCCCGTTCCAGAAGCAAGAGCCGTAGTCGAAGCAAGAGCCGTAGCAGAGgccagaaagagaaaagcaggacTCCAAGTAAAGAGGATAAAAGTAGGAGCCGCAGCAGGAGCGCAGAGAAATCCCGAAACAAAAGCAAGGATAAATCTGAGGGCATTCTCCATAACAGTGATGAGAAAGCCAAGAGCAGGAGCCACAgcaaggaaaagagcaggagcaggagtgggAGTAAGGAGAGGGGAGAGGCCAAGGAGAGCATGAGGAGCAGAAGCAAGGAGAAGAGTAGAAGCAAAGACAGGGAGAAGAGCATTAGCAAGGGTAGAAGCAGGAGCAAAAGCAGGGATGATAGTAGGAGCAGGAGCCACAgcaaggataaaaggaaaagTAGGAAAAGGAGCAGGGATGGTAGCAGAAGTAGAAGCCGGAGCCGCAGCaagagtgagaaaagcaagaGGCGCAGCAAGCGAgacagcaaaggcagcagcaagaAGAGGAGAAAGGACAGCCACGAGCGGTCCAGGTCAGGCTCCAaagaaaaggagcagctcaaATCCGAGTCGGACAAGAAGGAGGCGAAAAGCGAGGGGGAGGATGCAGTGTCCCGCTCCAGGTCTAGATCCATTTCCAAGTTCAAACCAAATATCAAATCAGATTCTCGTTCCAGGTCTAAATCTGATTCAAAGCCAAGGTCCCGGTCCAAGTCCAGGTCTAGGTCTGCCTCTCGGTCACACTCCCGGTCACGGTCAAGGTCCCGCTCCAGATCCTAA
- the MECR gene encoding enoyl-[acyl-carrier-protein] reductase, mitochondrial isoform X3, with amino-acid sequence MQRAAARVLCGARSLRVLTPPARTPQVLTPPARTLRVLTSLVRAPQVLTSLVRTPPVRARSASAGTPPLGLLYEQHGEATAVVQLKDLEVPKLGDCDVHVKMLAAPINPADINMIQGTYPLLSPLPAVGGNEGVGEVLEVGRHVKALKPGDWVIPADAGLGTWRTRGVFPEEMLLKVPSDIPVLCAATLSVNPCTAFRLLADFESLAPGDSVIQNAANSGVGQAVIQIARASGIKTINVVRDRPDLAKLVERLMALGADHVITEEMLRKPEMKDIFKSIPRPRLALNCVGGKSTTEMLRHLQPKGTMVTYGGMAKQPVMVPVSAFIFRDMRLRGFWMTQWRKDHAQDRESVAAMMDALCQLIRRGQLTAPACTEVPLQDYRAALEASMKPFVSSKQILLL; translated from the exons ATGCAGCGAGCGGCAGCGCGGGTGCTGTGCGGGGCGCGGAGCCTCCGCGTGCTGACCCCGCCGGCACGGACCCCGCAAGTGCTGACCCCGCCGGCACGGACCCTCCGAGTGCTGACCTCTCTGGTTCGGGCCCCACAAGTGCTGACCTCCCTGGTCCGGACCCCCCCGGTGCGGGCACGGTCGGCCTCGGCGGGGACCCCTCCGCTCGGGCTGCTCTATGAGCAGCACGGGGAGGCCACAGCCGTCGTGCA ACTGAAGgacctggaagtgcccaagctGGGGGACTGCGATGTCCACGTCAAGATGTTGGCAGCACCCATCAACCCCGCTGACATCAACATGATCCAAG GAACCTACCCACTCCTGTCGCCGCTGCCAGCCGTGGGGGGGAACGAAGGTGTCGGGGAGGTGCTGGAGGTCGGGCGCCACGTGAAGGCTCTGAAACCAGGGGACTGGGTCATCCCCGCAGACGCCGGACTCG ggACGTGGCGGACACGGGGAGTGTTCCctgaggagatgctgctgaAGGTGCCCAGTGACATCCCAGTGCTCTGCGCTGCCACTCTGAGCGTCAACCCCTGCACGGCGTTCCGGCTGCTGGCTGACTTCGAGAGCCTGGCGCCCG GTGACTCCGTCATCCAGAACGCCGCCAACAGCGGGGTGGGCCAGGCCGTCATCCAGATCGCCAGGGCCTCTGGCATCAAGACCATCAATgtggtgagggacag accTGATCTTGCAAAACTGGTGGAGAGGCTGATGGCCCTGGGTGCTGACCATGTCATCACAGAGGAGATGCTGAGAAAGCCAGAGATGAAAGATATATTTAAG AGCATCCCGAGGCCCCGGCTCGCCCTGAACTGCGTTGGAGGCAAAAGCACCACAGAGATGCTGCGGCATCTGCA GCCCAAGGGGACCATGGTCACCTATGGGGGGATGGCAAAGCAGCCTGTGATGGTGCCTGTG AGTGCCTTCATCTTCCGGGACATGCGGCTCCGCGGGTTCTGGATGACGCAATGGCGGAAGGACCACGCACAGG ACCGGGAGAGCGTGGCTGCGATGATGGACGCCCTGTGCCAGCTCATCCGCAGGGGCCAGCTGACAGCGCCCGCCTGCACCGAGGTCCCGCTTCAGGACTACAGGGCAGCGCTGGAGGCCTCCATGAAGCCTTTCGTGTCCTCCAAACagatcctcctcctctga
- the MECR gene encoding enoyl-[acyl-carrier-protein] reductase, mitochondrial isoform X1, whose protein sequence is MQRAAARVLCGARSLRVLTPPARTPQVLTPPARTLRVLTSLVRTPPVRARSASAGTPPLGLLYEQHGEATAVVQLKDLEVPKLGDCDVHVKMLAAPINPADINMIQGTYPLLSPLPAVGGNEGVGEVLEVGRHVKALKPGDWVIPADAGLGTWRTRGVFPEEMLLKVPSDIPVLCAATLSVNPCTAFRLLADFESLAPGDSVIQNAANSGVGQAVIQIARASGIKTINVVRDRPDLAKLVERLMALGADHVITEEMLRKPEMKDIFKSIPRPRLALNCVGGKSTTEMLRHLQPKGTMVTYGGMAKQPVMVPVSAFIFRDMRLRGFWMTQWRKDHAQDRESVAAMMDALCQLIRRGQLTAPACTEVPLQDYRAALEASMKPFVSSKQILLL, encoded by the exons ATGCAGCGAGCGGCAGCGCGGGTGCTGTGCGGGGCGCGGAGCCTCCGCGTGCTGACCCCGCCGGCACGGACCCCGCAAGTGCTGACCCCGCCGGCACGGACCCTCCGAGTGCTGAC CTCCCTGGTCCGGACCCCCCCGGTGCGGGCACGGTCGGCCTCGGCGGGGACCCCTCCGCTCGGGCTGCTCTATGAGCAGCACGGGGAGGCCACAGCCGTCGTGCA ACTGAAGgacctggaagtgcccaagctGGGGGACTGCGATGTCCACGTCAAGATGTTGGCAGCACCCATCAACCCCGCTGACATCAACATGATCCAAG GAACCTACCCACTCCTGTCGCCGCTGCCAGCCGTGGGGGGGAACGAAGGTGTCGGGGAGGTGCTGGAGGTCGGGCGCCACGTGAAGGCTCTGAAACCAGGGGACTGGGTCATCCCCGCAGACGCCGGACTCG ggACGTGGCGGACACGGGGAGTGTTCCctgaggagatgctgctgaAGGTGCCCAGTGACATCCCAGTGCTCTGCGCTGCCACTCTGAGCGTCAACCCCTGCACGGCGTTCCGGCTGCTGGCTGACTTCGAGAGCCTGGCGCCCG GTGACTCCGTCATCCAGAACGCCGCCAACAGCGGGGTGGGCCAGGCCGTCATCCAGATCGCCAGGGCCTCTGGCATCAAGACCATCAATgtggtgagggacag accTGATCTTGCAAAACTGGTGGAGAGGCTGATGGCCCTGGGTGCTGACCATGTCATCACAGAGGAGATGCTGAGAAAGCCAGAGATGAAAGATATATTTAAG AGCATCCCGAGGCCCCGGCTCGCCCTGAACTGCGTTGGAGGCAAAAGCACCACAGAGATGCTGCGGCATCTGCA GCCCAAGGGGACCATGGTCACCTATGGGGGGATGGCAAAGCAGCCTGTGATGGTGCCTGTG AGTGCCTTCATCTTCCGGGACATGCGGCTCCGCGGGTTCTGGATGACGCAATGGCGGAAGGACCACGCACAGG ACCGGGAGAGCGTGGCTGCGATGATGGACGCCCTGTGCCAGCTCATCCGCAGGGGCCAGCTGACAGCGCCCGCCTGCACCGAGGTCCCGCTTCAGGACTACAGGGCAGCGCTGGAGGCCTCCATGAAGCCTTTCGTGTCCTCCAAACagatcctcctcctctga
- the MECR gene encoding enoyl-[acyl-carrier-protein] reductase, mitochondrial isoform X2 — translation MLAAPINPADINMIQGTYPLLSPLPAVGGNEGVGEVLEVGRHVKALKPGDWVIPADAGLGTWRTRGVFPEEMLLKVPSDIPVLCAATLSVNPCTAFRLLADFESLAPGDSVIQNAANSGVGQAVIQIARASGIKTINVVRDRPDLAKLVERLMALGADHVITEEMLRKPEMKDIFKSIPRPRLALNCVGGKSTTEMLRHLQPKGTMVTYGGMAKQPVMVPVSAFIFRDMRLRGFWMTQWRKDHAQDRESVAAMMDALCQLIRRGQLTAPACTEVPLQDYRAALEASMKPFVSSKQILLL, via the exons ATGTTGGCAGCACCCATCAACCCCGCTGACATCAACATGATCCAAG GAACCTACCCACTCCTGTCGCCGCTGCCAGCCGTGGGGGGGAACGAAGGTGTCGGGGAGGTGCTGGAGGTCGGGCGCCACGTGAAGGCTCTGAAACCAGGGGACTGGGTCATCCCCGCAGACGCCGGACTCG ggACGTGGCGGACACGGGGAGTGTTCCctgaggagatgctgctgaAGGTGCCCAGTGACATCCCAGTGCTCTGCGCTGCCACTCTGAGCGTCAACCCCTGCACGGCGTTCCGGCTGCTGGCTGACTTCGAGAGCCTGGCGCCCG GTGACTCCGTCATCCAGAACGCCGCCAACAGCGGGGTGGGCCAGGCCGTCATCCAGATCGCCAGGGCCTCTGGCATCAAGACCATCAATgtggtgagggacag accTGATCTTGCAAAACTGGTGGAGAGGCTGATGGCCCTGGGTGCTGACCATGTCATCACAGAGGAGATGCTGAGAAAGCCAGAGATGAAAGATATATTTAAG AGCATCCCGAGGCCCCGGCTCGCCCTGAACTGCGTTGGAGGCAAAAGCACCACAGAGATGCTGCGGCATCTGCA GCCCAAGGGGACCATGGTCACCTATGGGGGGATGGCAAAGCAGCCTGTGATGGTGCCTGTG AGTGCCTTCATCTTCCGGGACATGCGGCTCCGCGGGTTCTGGATGACGCAATGGCGGAAGGACCACGCACAGG ACCGGGAGAGCGTGGCTGCGATGATGGACGCCCTGTGCCAGCTCATCCGCAGGGGCCAGCTGACAGCGCCCGCCTGCACCGAGGTCCCGCTTCAGGACTACAGGGCAGCGCTGGAGGCCTCCATGAAGCCTTTCGTGTCCTCCAAACagatcctcctcctctga